The Cohnella abietis genome has a segment encoding these proteins:
- a CDS encoding ABC transporter permease: MRTGTGPLLKPHNPKLSYWKFNWTSRKTLFMMTVPCFILMAVFAYLPLSGWIMAFYDYKPGLDIFKTNFVGLKYFKLALGEPDLIPVLRNTLALSMLGILCSPLPALFAIFLSEMRSKAVQKFIQTTTTFPYFISWILVFSIAFTFFSTGEGFLNQILLDLKFIDKPLEILGNSSLVWPFHTLLGLWKGLGFSAIIYLAAIAGIDQELYDAASVDGAARFHKIVHITLPGMYPTYFTLLILAIGGILSNGFEQYYLFTNPLVQDKIQVLDTYVYRIGIAQGDFPLSTALGMTKTLISVVLLFVANLISKRLRGTSII, encoded by the coding sequence TTGAGAACCGGTACAGGCCCTCTACTTAAGCCTCACAATCCCAAATTATCATACTGGAAATTCAATTGGACTAGCAGAAAAACACTCTTTATGATGACAGTGCCTTGTTTTATCCTAATGGCGGTATTCGCTTACTTACCCTTGAGTGGTTGGATTATGGCATTCTACGATTACAAGCCAGGTCTGGATATTTTTAAGACAAATTTCGTAGGTTTGAAATATTTCAAGCTTGCTCTGGGAGAGCCTGATCTGATTCCCGTACTCAGGAATACGCTAGCCCTCAGCATGCTAGGCATTCTTTGCTCGCCCCTGCCAGCTTTGTTCGCTATCTTCTTGTCGGAAATGCGTAGCAAGGCGGTGCAGAAATTCATTCAGACGACAACTACGTTTCCATACTTTATCAGTTGGATTCTCGTCTTCTCTATTGCGTTTACTTTCTTCTCCACAGGAGAAGGCTTTCTTAATCAAATTCTACTCGACTTGAAATTCATCGATAAACCGCTGGAGATTTTAGGGAACTCCTCACTGGTCTGGCCATTTCACACCTTACTAGGCTTGTGGAAGGGACTCGGGTTTAGCGCGATTATTTATTTGGCAGCGATCGCGGGTATAGACCAAGAACTATATGATGCTGCGAGCGTCGACGGTGCGGCAAGATTTCATAAGATTGTCCACATTACGCTGCCGGGAATGTATCCAACTTATTTCACGCTACTTATTCTTGCAATTGGCGGCATTCTGTCCAACGGGTTTGAGCAATACTATTTGTTCACCAACCCGCTCGTTCAGGACAAAATTCAAGTATTGGATACATATGTGTACCGGATCGGTATCGCACAGGGTGATTTTCCACTGTCTACTGCACTTGGTATGACCAAGACCCTAATTAGTGTAGTTCTACTGTTTGTAGCTAATCTGATCTCGAAGCGGCTGCGGGGAACGTCCATCATATGA
- a CDS encoding carbohydrate ABC transporter permease has translation MKLNAREVTFQTLNYLVFTVFTVVCIYPFYYLLIVSLSDPQEASKGLVTFWPIELTFNNYAQILKIDGIGRAFFISGFRAIIGTVLTLLFTSMFAYGLTKQRTFGRKFMYRAVVISMYLNAGLIPWFITMKMLGLKDSFLLYILPGLIGPFFLILIKTYFEQISAAIEESALVDGAGYFTIFLKIIMPISTPIVAAVAVFSAVGHWNSWQDNFFLVSDRNLQTIQLVLLNFLRESETIAQQLAQNQNGLQELANANRTLTPFTIKTTITMVVSIPIICVYPWLQKYFVKGIMLGAVKG, from the coding sequence GTGAAGCTTAATGCAAGGGAAGTTACGTTCCAAACTTTAAACTACTTAGTTTTTACTGTTTTTACGGTTGTCTGTATTTATCCATTTTATTACCTGTTAATCGTCTCTTTAAGTGACCCGCAGGAAGCCTCGAAAGGGCTTGTTACCTTCTGGCCTATCGAGCTAACGTTCAACAATTATGCTCAAATTCTAAAAATAGACGGCATCGGCAGAGCTTTTTTCATATCGGGCTTCCGGGCGATTATCGGTACTGTGCTAACTCTCTTGTTTACTTCAATGTTTGCATACGGGCTCACCAAGCAACGTACATTTGGCCGTAAATTTATGTACAGAGCGGTTGTCATCTCCATGTATTTGAATGCGGGTCTTATTCCTTGGTTTATTACAATGAAGATGCTGGGCCTCAAGGATAGCTTTCTGCTCTACATACTGCCAGGTTTAATTGGTCCATTCTTTCTTATTTTGATAAAAACATATTTCGAGCAAATATCAGCAGCTATTGAGGAATCGGCACTGGTCGATGGAGCAGGCTATTTTACGATTTTTCTAAAAATTATTATGCCTATATCGACGCCAATTGTAGCCGCGGTAGCAGTATTTAGTGCCGTAGGACATTGGAATTCCTGGCAGGATAACTTTTTCCTTGTAAGTGATAGGAATTTGCAGACGATCCAGTTGGTTCTTCTTAACTTCCTGAGAGAATCTGAGACTATCGCCCAGCAGCTTGCACAAAATCAAAACGGATTACAGGAATTGGCGAATGCAAATCGTACTTTAACTCCTTTCACCATCAAAACAACGATTACAATGGTTGTCTCGATTCCAATCATCTGCGTCTATCCTTGGTTACAAAAATATTTCGTCAAAGGTATTATGCTGGGAGCTGTTAAAGGCTAA